One Sinorhizobium mexicanum genomic region harbors:
- the hpf gene encoding ribosome hibernation-promoting factor, HPF/YfiA family yields MSVRVSGKQMEIGDSFRARIGEQIDQAVTKYFDGGYSSQVTVEKSGSRFSADCKLHLDTGVVLQANGQANEPQAAFDAASDRIEKRLRRYKRKLKDHHNGNGTNAAEVAYTVMDSVPYEDEEVPEDYAPTIVAESTKQLRTMTVASAVMALDMTDEPVLMFRSPGKDDLNIVYRRNDGNIGWIDAANIKA; encoded by the coding sequence ATGAGTGTGCGTGTATCCGGCAAACAGATGGAAATCGGCGATTCGTTCCGCGCCCGCATCGGGGAGCAGATCGACCAAGCGGTTACCAAATATTTCGATGGAGGATATTCAAGCCAGGTCACTGTGGAAAAGTCTGGATCGCGTTTCAGCGCCGACTGCAAACTTCATCTCGACACGGGCGTGGTCTTGCAGGCGAATGGCCAGGCGAATGAGCCGCAGGCGGCCTTTGATGCGGCCTCGGACCGGATCGAGAAGCGGCTCCGGCGCTACAAGCGTAAGCTCAAGGACCACCACAACGGCAACGGGACGAATGCCGCCGAAGTGGCCTACACGGTGATGGACTCGGTGCCCTACGAGGACGAAGAGGTCCCGGAGGATTATGCACCAACCATCGTTGCCGAAAGCACGAAACAGTTGAGGACAATGACTGTCGCGAGCGCCGTCATGGCACTCGACATGACGGACGAACCGGTGCTGATGTTCCGCAGCCCGGGCAAGGACGACCTCAACATCGTCTATCGGCGTAACGATGGAAACATTGGCTGGATTGACGCCGCCAATATCAAGGCATGA
- the ptsN gene encoding PTS IIA-like nitrogen regulatory protein PtsN gives MALAGLLHQNAIIPAMRANSKKQLLQELAAKASKLTGLPERDIFDVILQRERLGSTGVGNGIAIPHGKLNNLPSIVGIFARLDAPVDFEALDDQPVDLVFLLLAPEGAGADHLKALSRIARVLRDHDMVAKIRASDSASAIYTLLNDDTTSHAA, from the coding sequence ATGGCATTGGCAGGTTTGCTGCATCAAAATGCAATTATCCCGGCCATGAGGGCCAACTCGAAAAAACAACTCCTACAGGAATTGGCGGCAAAAGCATCCAAACTTACCGGACTTCCGGAGCGTGACATCTTCGACGTCATTCTGCAGCGGGAACGGCTCGGTTCCACCGGCGTCGGCAACGGCATCGCCATTCCGCACGGAAAGCTCAACAACCTTCCCTCGATCGTCGGCATCTTCGCGCGGCTCGACGCGCCCGTCGACTTCGAGGCGCTGGACGACCAGCCGGTCGACCTCGTCTTTCTGCTGCTCGCGCCCGAGGGCGCCGGCGCCGACCACCTGAAGGCGTTGTCGCGCATTGCCCGCGTGCTTCGCGATCACGACATGGTCGCGAAGATCAGGGCGAGTGATTCCGCCAGCGCGATCTACACGCTGCTCAACGACGACACGACCTCGCACGCGGCATGA
- a CDS encoding D-arabinono-1,4-lactone oxidase produces MLQAGGHWRNWVGNQSCIVRHKGAPESEAALAEMVREATAQGLNVRCAGSGHSFTPVVATSGLLLTLSGMQGVVNIDQAGKRVSVRAGTTINQLGKVLKSSGLSLINQGDIDSQALAGALTTGTHGTGAKLGNMASQIVGMRLVQPDGSVLVVDETTPDLLEAARVSVGMLGVISEITLQTMDAYNLHEKLWRCDFDECMEQHDELAAKHRHFGFFWCPVPESRHCYCLPDTSSVSTTSKTSDVCEMKVIDITDRPPMEQTFEKIAYSSEIYPIEYIPNFHELEYAVPVAHGKDAVRAVRKLMLEKHPTCIYPIEYRFTAGDSGWISPFYQQDSITLSVSGEPGTDYWEYLKDVDTNLRQYGSRPHWGKMHFLGAEDVTALYPRAGDFRALRARVDPEGRFLNDHLRQLFA; encoded by the coding sequence ATGCTGCAGGCGGGCGGCCACTGGCGCAACTGGGTCGGAAACCAATCATGCATCGTGCGCCACAAGGGCGCGCCGGAGAGCGAAGCAGCGCTCGCTGAAATGGTCCGGGAGGCAACCGCCCAGGGGCTCAATGTGCGCTGCGCCGGTTCCGGCCACTCGTTCACCCCTGTGGTCGCAACGAGCGGGCTCCTGCTCACCCTTTCCGGCATGCAAGGCGTGGTCAACATCGACCAGGCAGGCAAGCGGGTCTCCGTCAGGGCGGGGACGACGATCAACCAGCTTGGCAAAGTGTTGAAATCGAGCGGGCTTTCACTCATCAACCAGGGCGACATCGACAGCCAGGCCCTTGCCGGCGCGCTGACGACAGGCACGCACGGCACCGGCGCCAAACTCGGCAACATGGCATCGCAGATCGTCGGCATGCGGCTCGTCCAGCCCGACGGCAGCGTTCTCGTCGTCGACGAGACGACGCCCGACCTGCTGGAAGCCGCGCGTGTCTCCGTCGGCATGCTCGGGGTGATCTCCGAAATCACCCTCCAGACGATGGACGCCTACAACCTGCATGAAAAACTCTGGCGCTGCGACTTCGACGAGTGCATGGAGCAGCACGACGAGCTTGCCGCCAAGCACCGCCATTTCGGCTTCTTCTGGTGCCCGGTGCCCGAAAGCCGGCATTGCTATTGCCTGCCGGACACGTCATCGGTCTCGACCACCAGCAAGACTTCCGATGTCTGCGAGATGAAGGTGATCGACATCACCGACCGGCCGCCAATGGAGCAGACGTTCGAAAAAATCGCCTATTCCTCCGAAATCTACCCGATCGAATACATACCCAACTTCCACGAACTCGAATACGCGGTCCCGGTCGCCCACGGCAAGGATGCCGTCCGGGCGGTGCGAAAGCTAATGCTCGAAAAGCATCCGACCTGCATCTATCCGATCGAATATCGCTTCACGGCAGGCGATTCCGGCTGGATCAGCCCGTTCTATCAGCAGGATTCGATCACGCTGTCGGTCTCGGGCGAGCCCGGCACCGACTACTGGGAGTACCTGAAGGACGTCGACACGAACCTGCGCCAGTACGGCTCCCGACCGCATTGGGGCAAAATGCACTTCCTTGGTGCCGAGGACGTAACGGCGCTCTATCCGCGCGCCGGCGATTTTCGCGCGCTGCGCGCCCGGGTCGATCCCGAAGGCCGCTTCCTCAACGATCATCTCCGGCAGCTCTTTGCCTAG
- a CDS encoding helix-turn-helix domain-containing protein, translating into MIRFIGTPDFGVALDTMLRAVAAFDLSVVFAFPYDARPILLHDGYTHGVSPQALQAYLGGAYLLDPFYVACNNGQPAGLWRMRELAPDRFFRSNFSSSSEVHPCVSMESGSLIEEVGFVVPLEDGMQATYSLMRCRDGAPFSDQELERLRLYEPIVREAIRSNWRQRGMAIASATGAGSDAMEGAFESLCADRLTRQQRTIVRLILRGHSNVSIGKTMNIAEGTVRIHRKNIYRRLGISGQGALFRIFIDHLNRRQLY; encoded by the coding sequence ATGATCAGGTTTATCGGAACGCCCGATTTCGGCGTGGCGCTTGACACCATGCTGCGCGCGGTCGCCGCTTTCGACCTGTCGGTCGTTTTCGCCTTTCCCTACGACGCGCGCCCAATCCTGCTGCACGACGGCTACACGCATGGGGTCTCGCCGCAAGCGTTACAGGCCTATCTTGGCGGCGCCTATCTGCTCGATCCGTTCTACGTCGCCTGCAACAACGGCCAGCCGGCAGGTCTGTGGCGGATGCGAGAGCTTGCGCCCGACCGGTTCTTCCGGTCGAACTTTTCGTCGTCGAGCGAGGTGCATCCCTGCGTGTCCATGGAGTCCGGATCATTGATCGAGGAGGTGGGCTTCGTCGTCCCGCTCGAAGACGGGATGCAGGCGACCTATTCGCTGATGCGCTGCCGCGATGGAGCGCCATTCAGTGATCAGGAACTGGAGCGGCTGAGGCTCTACGAGCCGATCGTGCGAGAAGCGATCCGGTCGAACTGGCGTCAAAGGGGCATGGCGATCGCAAGCGCGACAGGAGCCGGCTCCGACGCCATGGAGGGGGCCTTCGAGAGTCTTTGCGCCGACCGGCTCACCAGGCAGCAGCGTACGATCGTCCGGCTGATCCTGCGTGGCCACAGCAATGTCTCGATCGGGAAGACGATGAACATCGCCGAAGGCACGGTGCGGATCCACCGCAAGAACATCTATCGCCGCCTCGGCATTTCCGGCCAAGGCGCTTTGTTCCGGATTTTCATCGATCATTTGAACCGCCGTCAGCTGTATTGA
- the rpoN gene encoding RNA polymerase factor sigma-54 — protein sequence MALSASLYLRQSQSLVMTPQLMQSIQLLQMTHLELNQFIAQEVEKNPLLEFQTGDEAITTQDRSTQEDPAPTSGAADEVVGPGDLYDSATSSPGERLSEQLDADFANVFPDDTPPQRPDAPELLGQWKSMPGGGEGGGSEEYDLDDFVASRKTLRDALLEQLPFALTAPGDRLIAQHLIDQLDEAGYLHADLADTAARLGATGEDVMRVLLSLQQFDPPGVFARTLSECLAIQLRARDRLDPAMEALIDNLELLARRDFASLKKICGVDEEDLVDMLAEIRKLDPKPGTSFETSVTEAIVPDVIVRAGSDGSWLVELNPDALPRVLVNHDYFAEISRGTRKNSADQAFLSDCLQNANWLTRSLDQRARTIMKVASEIVRQQDGFLVNGVDHLRPLNLRMVADAIKMHESTVSRVTSNKYMLTPRGLFELKYFFTVSIGSAENGDAHSAESVRHRIRTMIQQESAAAVLSDDDIVDLLKQAGVDIARRTVAKYREAMNIPSSVQRRREKRALAKAGGF from the coding sequence ATGGCTTTGTCCGCCAGCCTATATCTGCGCCAGTCTCAGTCGCTGGTGATGACGCCGCAGCTGATGCAGTCGATCCAGCTGCTTCAGATGACGCATCTGGAACTCAATCAGTTCATAGCCCAGGAAGTCGAAAAAAACCCGCTGCTCGAATTTCAAACAGGCGACGAGGCGATCACGACCCAGGACCGCTCCACGCAAGAGGATCCGGCGCCCACTTCTGGCGCGGCGGATGAGGTTGTCGGCCCGGGTGACCTTTACGACAGTGCGACATCAAGCCCGGGCGAGAGGCTCAGTGAACAGCTCGACGCCGATTTCGCCAATGTCTTCCCGGACGACACGCCACCGCAACGCCCCGATGCACCGGAGCTGCTTGGTCAATGGAAGTCGATGCCCGGCGGCGGCGAAGGTGGCGGCAGCGAGGAATACGACCTCGACGATTTCGTCGCCAGCCGCAAAACCTTGCGGGACGCGCTCCTGGAACAACTCCCGTTCGCATTGACCGCCCCCGGTGACCGGCTTATCGCACAGCACCTCATCGACCAGCTCGACGAGGCGGGGTACCTGCACGCAGACCTCGCCGATACGGCGGCCAGGCTCGGCGCGACCGGCGAAGATGTGATGCGCGTGCTTCTCAGCCTGCAGCAATTCGACCCCCCGGGCGTCTTTGCACGCACGCTCAGCGAATGCCTTGCCATCCAGTTGCGCGCACGCGATCGTCTCGATCCGGCGATGGAGGCGTTGATCGACAATCTCGAACTCCTGGCACGCCGCGACTTCGCAAGCCTCAAGAAGATTTGCGGTGTCGACGAGGAAGATCTCGTCGACATGCTCGCCGAAATCCGCAAGCTCGATCCGAAGCCCGGCACCAGCTTCGAAACGAGCGTCACGGAGGCGATCGTTCCGGACGTTATCGTGCGTGCCGGATCCGATGGCAGCTGGCTGGTCGAGCTCAATCCCGACGCCCTGCCCCGGGTTCTCGTCAACCACGATTATTTTGCCGAGATTTCGCGCGGGACCCGGAAGAACAGCGCCGACCAGGCCTTCCTCAGTGATTGCCTGCAAAACGCCAACTGGCTGACGCGCAGTCTCGACCAGCGGGCCCGCACGATCATGAAGGTGGCGAGCGAGATCGTCCGCCAGCAGGATGGCTTCCTCGTCAACGGCGTCGATCATCTCCGCCCGCTCAATCTCAGAATGGTGGCTGACGCGATCAAGATGCATGAATCGACGGTCAGCCGCGTCACCTCGAACAAGTACATGCTGACACCGCGCGGGCTTTTCGAACTGAAATACTTCTTCACCGTCTCGATCGGCTCGGCCGAGAACGGCGACGCCCACTCGGCGGAATCCGTCCGTCACCGCATCCGCACCATGATCCAGCAGGAAAGCGCAGCTGCGGTGCTCTCCGACGACGACATCGTCGATCTTCTCAAGCAGGCAGGCGTCGACATAGCCCGACGCACCGTGGCCAAATATCGCGAGGCGATGAATATCCCCTCCTCGGTCCAGCGGCGCCGCGAAAAGCGAGCGCTTGCCAAGGCGGGCGGCTTCTAG
- the grpE gene encoding nucleotide exchange factor GrpE, producing the protein MTDDTNKHGPEATAAEEPTNTAAPEAGEAVETPAHAPDPLELAKAENADLRDKYLRLAAEMDNLRRRTERDVKDAKAYSVAGFARDMLAVSDNLRRALDAIPAEAKEAGEAGLNALIEGVEMTERSMLAALERHGVKKLEPVGQKFDPNFHQAMFEVPNAEVPNNTVVQVIQAGYVIGERVLRPAMVGVSKGGPKAAATENGTPSA; encoded by the coding sequence ATGACCGACGACACGAACAAACACGGACCTGAGGCGACTGCGGCAGAAGAACCTACAAACACCGCTGCGCCGGAGGCTGGGGAAGCGGTTGAGACTCCCGCGCACGCACCGGATCCGCTGGAGCTCGCCAAGGCGGAGAATGCGGACCTGCGCGACAAGTACCTGCGCCTGGCCGCCGAGATGGACAATCTGCGCCGTCGCACCGAGCGTGACGTCAAGGATGCCAAGGCCTATTCCGTCGCCGGTTTCGCGCGCGACATGCTGGCCGTGTCCGACAACCTGCGCCGCGCCCTCGATGCCATCCCGGCCGAAGCGAAGGAAGCCGGTGAAGCGGGTCTCAATGCCCTGATCGAAGGCGTGGAAATGACCGAGCGCTCGATGCTCGCGGCACTGGAGCGTCATGGTGTGAAGAAGCTCGAGCCGGTCGGTCAGAAATTCGACCCGAATTTCCATCAGGCAATGTTTGAAGTTCCGAACGCTGAGGTTCCGAACAACACGGTCGTCCAGGTCATCCAGGCGGGCTACGTCATCGGCGAGCGCGTGCTGCGCCCGGCCATGGTCGGCGTTTCCAAGGGTGGCCCGAAGGCTGCCGCGACTGAAAACGGGACGCCGTCGGCCTGA
- the hrcA gene encoding heat-inducible transcriptional repressor HrcA, with protein sequence MVLRNSEAKEIAAALDERSGEIFRRIVETYLESGEPLGSRNLSRLLPMSLSPASVRNVMSDLEHLGLIYSPHVSAGRLPTQTGLRFFVDAFMQVGNLSAEERASIERQVRRGDRDQPVESLLTEASQMLSGMSRGAGLVITTKSDPVLKHVEFIRLAPTKALAVLVGEHDQVENRIIELPAGVTSAQLTEAANFLNAHLGGQTIAEVRAQLQKVKATVRGELDLLSQDLVERGLAIWSGSEGDEKPTRLIVRGRANLLEGLEGAEDIDRVRMLFDDLEKKDSLIELLDLAESGPGVRIFIGSENKLFSLSGSSLIVAPYRDSDDRIVGAVGVIGPTRLNYSRIVPMVDYTAQLMSRLSR encoded by the coding sequence ATGGTACTGCGCAATTCTGAAGCGAAGGAGATCGCGGCGGCGCTGGATGAGCGTTCCGGTGAAATCTTTCGCCGCATTGTGGAGACCTACCTGGAGAGCGGCGAGCCGCTCGGGTCTCGCAACCTTTCGAGGCTGCTGCCGATGTCGCTTTCGCCGGCTTCCGTGCGCAACGTGATGAGCGACCTCGAGCATCTCGGTCTCATCTATTCGCCCCATGTCAGCGCCGGCCGCCTTCCGACTCAAACGGGTCTGCGTTTCTTCGTCGACGCTTTCATGCAGGTCGGCAATCTTTCCGCGGAGGAGCGCGCCTCGATCGAACGCCAGGTCCGCCGGGGCGACCGGGACCAGCCGGTCGAGAGTCTGCTCACGGAGGCGAGCCAGATGCTTTCGGGCATGTCGCGCGGCGCTGGCCTCGTCATCACCACCAAGAGCGATCCGGTGCTGAAGCACGTCGAATTCATCCGGCTGGCGCCGACCAAGGCGTTGGCCGTTCTCGTCGGCGAACATGACCAGGTCGAAAACCGCATCATCGAGCTGCCGGCGGGCGTCACAAGCGCGCAACTGACCGAGGCCGCCAATTTCTTGAATGCCCATCTTGGCGGGCAAACCATCGCCGAGGTGCGCGCGCAACTGCAAAAGGTCAAGGCGACCGTACGCGGCGAACTCGATCTCCTGTCGCAGGACCTCGTCGAGCGAGGGCTTGCGATCTGGTCCGGCAGCGAGGGCGACGAAAAGCCGACGCGCCTTATCGTTCGCGGCCGTGCCAACCTGCTCGAGGGGCTGGAAGGGGCCGAGGATATCGACCGCGTTCGGATGCTTTTCGACGACCTCGAAAAGAAGGACAGCCTGATCGAACTGCTCGACCTCGCCGAGAGCGGCCCAGGGGTGCGCATCTTCATCGGATCGGAAAACAAGCTCTTTTCGCTCTCCGGCTCGTCGTTGATCGTCGCGCCTTATCGCGACAGCGATGACCGCATCGTCGGTGCCGTCGGCGTCATCGGCCCGACCCGGCTCAACTATTCGCGCATCGTCCCCATGGTCGATTACACCGCGCAGCTCATGTCGCGCCTGTCACGCTGA
- a CDS encoding SDR family NAD(P)-dependent oxidoreductase, whose amino-acid sequence MTGRLSGKIALISGGAGGCGLAASQLFAREGAKVGIVDLPKSKGQEVAAAIRAEGGEAVFAAADVSVSAEVTAAVDAVESAFGPITVLFNHAGILAVGPFLETEEEEWDRLMAVNVKSMFLMTKAVLPGMLKAGGGSIVCTSSISAVAATPMEVLYDTTKGACHMFARAIAVEFRDRGIRCNAVCPGFIATDHGKREIAGLSKYGVDVSEAAIAAQQGRMCDPMEVANAALFLASDEASFVNGTHLFVDNCFTAV is encoded by the coding sequence ATGACAGGCAGGCTTTCTGGCAAGATTGCCCTTATCAGCGGTGGCGCCGGCGGATGCGGGCTGGCCGCGTCACAACTCTTTGCCCGCGAAGGCGCCAAGGTCGGCATCGTCGACCTGCCGAAGAGCAAGGGCCAAGAAGTGGCGGCAGCCATTCGTGCCGAGGGCGGCGAAGCCGTCTTCGCCGCCGCCGATGTATCCGTGTCCGCGGAGGTCACCGCCGCGGTCGATGCCGTCGAGAGCGCCTTTGGTCCGATCACCGTGCTCTTCAACCATGCCGGCATTCTTGCGGTCGGCCCGTTTCTCGAAACGGAAGAGGAGGAGTGGGACCGGTTGATGGCGGTGAACGTCAAGAGCATGTTCCTGATGACCAAGGCGGTTCTCCCCGGCATGCTCAAGGCGGGCGGCGGCAGCATCGTCTGCACCTCGTCGATCTCCGCCGTCGCGGCCACGCCGATGGAGGTGCTCTATGACACCACCAAGGGCGCGTGCCACATGTTCGCCCGTGCGATCGCCGTCGAATTCCGCGACCGGGGCATCCGCTGCAATGCCGTCTGCCCCGGCTTCATCGCGACCGACCACGGCAAGCGCGAGATTGCGGGCCTGAGCAAATACGGCGTCGACGTGTCCGAGGCGGCGATCGCCGCCCAACAGGGGCGGATGTGCGACCCGATGGAGGTTGCAAACGCCGCGCTGTTCCTCGCGAGCGACGAGGCGAGCTTCGTTAATGGTACGCATCTGTTCGTCGACAATTGCTTCACGGCAGTCTGA